A genomic stretch from Petrimonas mucosa includes:
- a CDS encoding OsmC family protein, translating to MIHSIKTVWKENNIFETDVDGHNVVIDLAEDAGGNNAGPRPKKLLLVAAAGCTGLDVVEILKKMRIDIRGFNVQIESEMTEEHPKQYTSLKVVYEFEGENLPKEKVERACRLSFENYCGVLAMYKKAVPVTYEVKIRNL from the coding sequence ATGATTCACTCTATCAAGACTGTCTGGAAAGAGAACAACATTTTTGAAACCGATGTCGACGGACACAACGTGGTAATCGACCTGGCAGAAGATGCCGGCGGCAACAATGCCGGACCCCGTCCCAAGAAACTGCTGCTGGTAGCCGCGGCAGGCTGTACCGGACTCGATGTGGTGGAGATCCTGAAAAAGATGCGTATCGACATCAGGGGATTCAACGTCCAGATCGAATCGGAGATGACCGAGGAGCACCCCAAACAGTATACCAGCCTGAAAGTGGTCTACGAATTCGAAGGCGAGAACCTGCCGAAGGAGAAGGTGGAGCGTGCATGCAGGTTGTCGTTCGAAAACTATTGCGGTGTACTGGCCATGTACAAGAAAGCAGTTCCGGTCACCTACGAGGTAAAAATCAGGAATCTGTAA
- the pheT gene encoding phenylalanine--tRNA ligase subunit beta: protein MNISYNWLKEYLQFDLSPQETAVALTSIGLETGGVEEIQTIRGGLEGLVIGKVLTCVPHPNSDHLHLTTVTIGNDAEPLKIVCGAPNVAAGQKVVVATVGTKLYFGDDEITIKRSKIRGEESFGMICAEDEIGIGNSHDGIIVLPDDAEVGMPAKEYYNVKSDFVLEVDITPNRVDAASHYGVARDLAAYLKQNGKPFSLTKPSVEAFKTDRPEGGIDVVVENSTACPRYSGLTIRGVTVKESPDWLKNRLSAIGLRPINNIVDITNFILHETGHPMHAFDADQIEGDKVIVRTLPEKSRFTTLDEQERELSENDLMICNVKEGMCIAGVFGGLKSGVTESTKDIFLESAYFNPTWVRKTARRHGLSTDSSFRFERGADPSNTVYVLKRAALLIKEIAGGEIEGEIRDIYPAEIKRAEVVLSLRKVNSLIGKAIPKEVISSILQSLEIETVNETEEELTLSIPTYRVDVTRDVDVIEDILRIYGYNNVDFSDSLKANLSYHTPTDRKHKLQTLISEQLTASGFYEIMNNSLTRKSYYENNADFPERNGVKLINPLSSDLGVMRQTLLYGGLESIAYNRNRKRYDLRFYEFGNCYFFDAERRNGDKILSGYSEETHLALWICGESHPKNWAAEQKATSVFQLKAYIENILTRMGATLNQVTVEPAQSGIYASGMNIRINHQQIGSFGIVTDEILKQFDIDTDLFFAEINWDMLLKVTASNEVRFTEISRFPAVSRDLALLVDKNVTFAAIEESARRTERKLLKEVSLFDVYEGKNLPEGKKSYAVNFLLQDNEKTLNDKQIDAVMQRIRQNLEKELGAVLR from the coding sequence ATGAACATCTCTTACAATTGGTTGAAAGAGTACCTGCAATTCGATCTTTCACCACAGGAAACAGCTGTAGCACTCACATCCATCGGTCTGGAGACAGGCGGAGTGGAGGAAATTCAAACCATCAGGGGGGGCTTGGAAGGGTTGGTTATCGGCAAGGTGCTGACCTGTGTTCCCCATCCCAATTCCGACCACCTGCACCTGACCACCGTAACCATAGGGAACGATGCGGAGCCGTTGAAGATTGTCTGCGGTGCTCCCAACGTGGCTGCCGGACAAAAAGTGGTGGTTGCCACTGTAGGCACGAAGTTGTATTTTGGAGACGACGAGATTACCATCAAGCGTTCCAAGATCCGGGGCGAAGAGTCATTCGGGATGATCTGTGCAGAAGACGAGATCGGGATCGGAAACTCACACGACGGAATCATTGTTCTACCAGACGATGCGGAAGTCGGCATGCCGGCCAAGGAGTATTACAATGTGAAGAGCGATTTCGTACTGGAGGTAGATATCACACCCAACCGTGTAGATGCTGCATCGCACTACGGAGTTGCACGCGACCTGGCTGCCTACCTGAAGCAGAACGGGAAACCCTTCTCGCTGACGAAACCGTCGGTTGAAGCATTCAAAACAGATAGACCGGAAGGAGGAATTGATGTGGTGGTAGAGAACAGCACCGCCTGTCCGCGCTATTCCGGATTGACAATTCGTGGCGTAACCGTGAAGGAGAGCCCCGATTGGTTAAAAAACAGGCTTTCGGCTATCGGGTTACGTCCCATCAACAATATAGTGGACATCACCAACTTCATCCTTCATGAAACCGGGCATCCGATGCACGCTTTCGATGCAGACCAGATCGAGGGCGACAAGGTTATTGTCCGCACACTCCCCGAGAAGAGCAGATTCACAACGCTCGACGAACAGGAGCGTGAGCTAAGCGAAAACGACCTGATGATCTGCAATGTGAAGGAGGGTATGTGTATTGCCGGGGTTTTCGGCGGATTGAAGTCGGGAGTGACCGAAAGCACGAAAGATATCTTCCTCGAGTCGGCCTACTTCAACCCCACCTGGGTTCGGAAAACGGCTCGCCGTCACGGTTTGAGCACCGATTCGTCATTCCGTTTCGAGCGGGGTGCCGATCCCTCCAACACCGTCTATGTACTGAAACGGGCCGCCTTGCTCATCAAGGAGATTGCCGGCGGTGAGATTGAAGGCGAGATACGCGATATCTACCCTGCAGAGATAAAACGGGCCGAGGTAGTGCTGTCACTTCGCAAAGTCAATTCACTTATCGGAAAAGCAATCCCGAAAGAGGTGATCAGCAGTATCCTCCAGAGCCTGGAGATCGAAACGGTTAACGAAACGGAAGAGGAGTTGACCCTAAGCATCCCCACCTACCGGGTAGATGTTACCCGCGATGTGGATGTGATCGAGGATATCCTCCGCATTTACGGGTACAACAACGTCGATTTCAGCGATTCACTGAAGGCTAACCTGTCGTATCACACACCCACCGACCGAAAACATAAACTGCAGACACTTATCTCGGAACAGTTAACGGCAAGCGGGTTCTACGAAATCATGAACAACTCGCTCACCCGGAAATCCTATTATGAAAATAATGCCGATTTTCCGGAGCGGAATGGGGTGAAACTGATCAACCCGTTGAGCAGCGACCTGGGGGTAATGCGCCAGACACTACTCTACGGGGGACTGGAGAGTATTGCCTACAACCGTAACAGGAAACGATACGACCTCCGTTTCTATGAATTCGGCAACTGTTACTTCTTTGATGCGGAGAGGAGAAACGGCGACAAGATCCTGTCGGGTTATTCCGAAGAGACCCACCTCGCTCTCTGGATCTGTGGCGAAAGTCACCCTAAAAACTGGGCGGCAGAGCAGAAGGCAACTTCTGTTTTTCAACTGAAGGCCTATATCGAAAATATCCTGACCAGGATGGGAGCCACCCTCAACCAGGTCACCGTTGAACCTGCCCAGTCGGGAATCTACGCTTCAGGAATGAATATCCGGATCAACCATCAACAGATCGGAAGCTTCGGGATCGTCACGGACGAGATATTGAAGCAGTTCGATATCGATACCGATCTCTTCTTTGCAGAGATAAACTGGGATATGCTGTTGAAAGTGACCGCATCCAACGAAGTCCGTTTTACCGAAATATCCAGATTCCCCGCCGTCAGCCGCGACCTGGCACTGCTTGTGGATAAGAACGTCACCTTTGCAGCCATTGAAGAGTCGGCGAGAAGAACTGAACGCAAACTGCTGAAGGAGGTATCGCTGTTTGATGTTTACGAAGGAAAAAACCTGCCGGAAGGCAAAAAATCGTATGCAGTGAACTTTCTACTGCAGGATAACGAAAAGACCCTCAACGACAAACAGATCGACGCCGTCATGCAAAGGATACGGCAAAATTTGGAGAAGGAGCTGGGGGCGGTCTTAAGATAA
- a CDS encoding DUF418 domain-containing protein encodes MEISTVKTSRIEVVDSLRGFAIMAILLVHNVDHFFFPEFPVQTSPWLNLLDQLTVKTIFTLFSGKTYAIFTMLFGFTFYIQHTNQKKKGKDFGYRFLWRMLLLALFAVFNSAFFPAGDVLMLFVYVSLILFICRNWSDRAVLALIIILMLQPVEWTHYVLSRINPAHQLPDFGAVSLHQQVVETTKNGSFFDFLRVNVTVGMKVSLMWALGSGRFLQAAGLFLLGFYIGRKQLFINTQENLQIWRRILLVSSLSFILFFLIKRMLLQSDPMTQQTAGLIFDIWYKLSLTFVLVASFVLLYEKRFFRDRVSGLRFYGKMSLTNYVSQSLFGALIYFPVGLYLAPYCGRTFSLLIGIAIFSFQMIFSRFWLSKHKQGPLETIWHRWTWINFGKGEEASGLPLTESRLSPKESSKDLQ; translated from the coding sequence ATGGAAATCTCGACTGTCAAGACAAGCCGTATAGAAGTAGTAGATTCCCTGCGCGGTTTTGCAATAATGGCAATTCTATTGGTACATAATGTAGACCACTTCTTTTTTCCTGAATTTCCAGTTCAGACCTCCCCTTGGCTAAATCTGCTCGATCAGCTCACCGTGAAGACCATTTTCACCCTGTTCAGCGGAAAAACGTATGCCATCTTTACCATGCTTTTCGGATTTACCTTCTACATACAACATACCAACCAGAAGAAAAAAGGGAAGGATTTCGGATACCGCTTTCTGTGGCGGATGCTCCTGCTTGCCCTCTTTGCCGTCTTCAACTCGGCCTTCTTTCCTGCTGGCGACGTCCTGATGCTGTTTGTTTACGTTTCCCTTATTCTCTTTATCTGTCGAAACTGGTCTGATCGAGCTGTCCTGGCACTGATCATCATCCTGATGCTTCAGCCGGTTGAGTGGACCCATTATGTGCTGTCGCGCATCAATCCGGCCCATCAGCTGCCCGATTTCGGTGCGGTTTCGCTGCACCAACAGGTAGTTGAGACCACAAAGAACGGCTCCTTTTTCGACTTTCTCCGGGTCAACGTCACGGTCGGAATGAAGGTAAGCCTGATGTGGGCCCTGGGATCGGGCCGTTTCCTGCAGGCGGCCGGACTCTTCCTGCTGGGGTTCTATATCGGCAGGAAGCAACTCTTTATCAATACGCAGGAAAATCTGCAGATCTGGAGAAGAATCCTGCTGGTTTCATCCCTCTCCTTTATCCTCTTCTTCCTGATAAAAAGGATGCTGTTGCAGTCTGATCCCATGACACAGCAGACCGCCGGTCTCATCTTCGACATCTGGTACAAGCTGTCGCTCACTTTTGTATTGGTGGCCTCATTTGTATTGCTCTACGAAAAACGATTTTTCAGGGACCGGGTCTCGGGACTCCGTTTCTACGGAAAGATGAGCCTTACGAACTACGTCTCGCAGTCGCTCTTTGGCGCGCTGATCTATTTCCCGGTGGGATTGTATCTGGCACCATACTGCGGACGGACATTCAGTCTGCTGATCGGGATTGCCATCTTCTCCTTTCAGATGATCTTCTCCCGCTTCTGGTTGAGCAAGCATAAACAGGGTCCCCTGGAGACAATCTGGCACAGATGGACCTGGATCAACTTCGGCAAGGGAGAAGAAGCAAGCGGATTACCGCTGACAGAGAGTCGATTGTCGCCCAAGGAGAGTTCAAAGGATCTCCAATAG
- a CDS encoding YebC/PmpR family DNA-binding transcriptional regulator — MGRAFEYRKATKLKRWGNMARVFTKLGKQITIAARDGGPDPENNPRLRVLIQQAKKENMPKENVERAIKKATDKNVSDYKEMVYEGYGPYGVAIVVETATDNPTRTVANIRSYFNKHGGSLGTSGSLEFLFDHKCVFKISPKEGVSLEDLELELIDYGVDEVEEDEGDIILYGEFKSYSDIQSYLEENGFEIHSAEFERIPRDTKTLTEEQRAQIEKLLEKFEEDDDVQNVFHNME; from the coding sequence ATGGGAAGAGCATTTGAATACAGAAAAGCGACAAAGCTGAAACGGTGGGGCAACATGGCCCGCGTATTCACAAAATTGGGGAAACAGATAACCATTGCCGCACGTGACGGCGGTCCCGATCCTGAGAACAATCCCCGCCTGCGTGTACTGATTCAGCAGGCAAAGAAGGAGAACATGCCGAAGGAGAATGTCGAGCGTGCCATAAAAAAGGCGACCGACAAGAATGTCTCCGACTACAAGGAGATGGTCTACGAAGGGTACGGGCCTTACGGTGTAGCCATTGTGGTTGAGACCGCAACCGACAACCCCACCCGTACAGTGGCAAATATCAGGAGTTACTTCAACAAACATGGCGGATCATTGGGCACCTCGGGGAGCCTCGAGTTCCTGTTTGATCACAAATGTGTTTTCAAGATATCTCCGAAAGAGGGCGTATCGCTGGAAGATCTCGAACTGGAGCTGATCGACTACGGAGTCGACGAGGTGGAGGAAGATGAAGGCGATATCATCCTTTATGGCGAATTCAAGTCCTATTCAGATATTCAATCCTATCTCGAAGAGAACGGTTTCGAGATCCATTCGGCCGAATTCGAACGTATTCCGCGCGACACAAAGACGCTTACCGAGGAGCAACGCGCACAGATTGAAAAACTGCTCGAAAAGTTTGAAGAGGACGACGACGTGCAGAATGTTTTCCACAATATGGAATAG
- a CDS encoding DUF1573 domain-containing protein gives MKRTSFLLFFAFVLSSMAFSQSAPDMQFKKTVHDFGTIKEEIGAVSTQFEFTNTGKSPLIIQRVSASCGCTTPSYTKEPILPGKSGKIDATYSTTSRPGTFNKTITVYTNVPDTVYVLSIKGNVTPRKQ, from the coding sequence ATGAAAAGAACAAGTTTTCTCCTTTTTTTCGCTTTCGTGTTGAGCAGTATGGCCTTCTCGCAATCTGCTCCTGATATGCAATTCAAGAAGACCGTCCACGACTTCGGGACGATCAAGGAAGAGATAGGGGCCGTATCCACGCAGTTCGAGTTTACCAACACCGGAAAAAGTCCCCTGATCATTCAGCGTGTTTCCGCATCGTGTGGCTGCACCACCCCGAGTTATACGAAAGAACCGATACTCCCCGGAAAGAGCGGCAAGATTGATGCCACCTATTCAACCACCTCGCGTCCGGGCACCTTTAATAAGACCATAACTGTTTATACCAACGTCCCCGACACCGTATATGTCCTGTCGATAAAAGGGAATGTAACTCCAAGAAAGCAGTGA
- a CDS encoding asparaginase encodes MIDKNARVLLIYTGGTIGMVENLETGALEAFNFSHLKSNVPEMRRLHFNVDAYLFDPPFDSSEVGPRKWQDIARVVEENYDGYDGFVILHGTDTMAYTASVMSLMFENLTKPIIFTGSQLPIGKLRTDGKENLITALEIAADKDKDGRPVVPELCIYMQNLLMRGNRTTKVNSENFSAFNSPNYPYLAEAGVGIRYHDKFILQPDYSKPVVINSRLDNNVAVLKLFPGIQEHVVKSLLSVPGLRGVVLETYGLGNAPTDRWFIDALQEAIDKGIVIVNVTQCLYGSVEMHRYETGQHLEKLGVVSGHDITTEAALAKLMILQGNGRSPDQVRELMTVSLRGELTER; translated from the coding sequence ATGATTGACAAAAATGCACGAGTTTTACTTATCTATACCGGTGGGACCATCGGGATGGTTGAAAATCTGGAGACCGGTGCCTTGGAGGCGTTCAATTTCAGTCACCTGAAATCGAACGTGCCGGAGATGAGGCGTCTGCACTTCAATGTTGACGCCTATCTGTTTGATCCTCCCTTCGACTCGTCGGAGGTTGGCCCCAGGAAGTGGCAGGATATTGCCAGGGTGGTGGAGGAGAACTACGACGGGTACGACGGTTTTGTCATTCTTCACGGTACCGATACGATGGCATACACGGCATCGGTCATGAGCCTGATGTTCGAGAACCTGACCAAACCAATAATTTTCACCGGATCGCAGTTGCCAATCGGCAAGCTTCGTACCGATGGGAAGGAGAATCTGATCACCGCACTCGAGATTGCGGCCGACAAGGACAAGGATGGAAGACCCGTAGTACCGGAGCTCTGTATCTATATGCAGAACCTGCTGATGCGAGGGAACCGGACGACCAAGGTAAACTCGGAGAATTTCAGCGCCTTCAACAGTCCCAATTATCCCTATCTGGCAGAAGCGGGGGTGGGTATCCGTTATCACGACAAGTTCATTTTACAGCCCGATTACAGCAAGCCGGTCGTCATCAACTCCCGGCTCGACAACAATGTGGCCGTTCTGAAACTTTTTCCCGGCATTCAGGAACATGTGGTGAAATCGCTCCTGTCGGTTCCCGGTCTGCGGGGGGTGGTGCTGGAGACCTACGGTCTGGGGAATGCACCAACTGATCGCTGGTTTATTGATGCGTTGCAGGAGGCGATCGACAAGGGGATAGTGATAGTCAATGTGACGCAATGCCTTTACGGGAGTGTGGAGATGCACCGGTATGAGACGGGACAGCATTTGGAGAAACTGGGTGTTGTTTCCGGACACGATATCACTACCGAGGCGGCATTGGCAAAATTGATGATTCTGCAGGGGAACGGCAGGAGTCCCGACCAGGTGAGGGAGTTGATGACCGTATCGTTGAGGGGAGAGTTGACCGAGAGGTAA
- the meaB gene encoding methylmalonyl Co-A mutase-associated GTPase MeaB → MHHPENDPSYLGLTVNKGVAQPPSINPYLNLRRKRQRKEYSVQEFVEGILSGNIALLSQAVTLVESSLPEHQEMAQAIIEQALPYSGNSIRVGITGVPGAGKSTSIDAFGMHLIGKGHKLAVLAIDPSSERTKGSILGDKTRMEKLSVEKNAFIRPSPSAGSLGGVARKTRETIVLCEAAGFDYIFVETVGVGQSETAVHSMVDFFLLIQLAGTGDELQGIKRGIMEMADGIVINKADGDNLEKARMAQTQLRNALHLFPLPESGWSPEVLTYSGYYALGIDQVWDMIHRYVSFVKENGYFDIRRNKQSKFWMYETINERLRNDFYKNAEIEKLMPQLEEDVLSARKSSFMAAKEALERYYSTR, encoded by the coding sequence ATGCATCATCCGGAAAACGATCCCTCCTACCTGGGTTTGACGGTCAACAAAGGGGTGGCTCAACCCCCCAGTATCAATCCTTATCTCAATCTCCGCAGGAAGCGGCAACGGAAAGAGTATTCGGTTCAGGAATTTGTAGAGGGGATACTCTCGGGCAATATTGCCCTGCTCAGTCAGGCGGTAACCCTGGTGGAGAGTTCGCTGCCGGAGCATCAGGAGATGGCCCAGGCCATCATCGAGCAGGCTCTTCCCTATTCAGGAAACTCTATCCGCGTTGGAATCACGGGTGTTCCGGGTGCAGGCAAGAGCACCTCCATTGATGCTTTTGGCATGCACCTGATCGGGAAGGGACATAAACTGGCCGTTCTGGCAATTGACCCGTCGAGTGAACGGACCAAGGGTAGCATCCTCGGTGACAAGACCCGGATGGAGAAGTTGTCGGTTGAGAAGAATGCATTTATCAGACCTTCACCCTCGGCAGGCTCGTTGGGGGGTGTAGCCCGTAAAACACGCGAGACCATTGTGTTGTGTGAGGCTGCAGGGTTCGACTATATTTTTGTGGAAACTGTCGGGGTAGGTCAGTCTGAAACGGCTGTCCACTCGATGGTCGATTTCTTCCTCCTGATCCAGCTTGCCGGAACTGGCGATGAGCTGCAGGGGATCAAACGGGGTATCATGGAGATGGCCGACGGTATTGTAATCAACAAGGCCGATGGCGACAACCTGGAAAAGGCCAGGATGGCGCAGACGCAACTCCGCAATGCTCTGCATCTCTTTCCGCTTCCCGAGTCGGGTTGGTCGCCCGAGGTGTTGACTTACTCGGGCTATTACGCGCTGGGTATTGATCAGGTATGGGATATGATCCACCGTTATGTCTCATTTGTGAAGGAGAATGGCTATTTCGACATCCGTCGCAACAAGCAGTCGAAATTCTGGATGTACGAGACGATCAACGAGCGTTTGCGGAACGACTTCTACAAGAATGCCGAAATTGAGAAACTGATGCCGCAGTTGGAAGAGGATGTGCTATCGGCACGAAAGAGCTCCTTCATGGCGGCGAAAGAGGCGTTGGAGAGGTACTACTCGACCAGATGA
- a CDS encoding phosphoglycerate kinase, with protein MQTIDTFNFAGKKAFVRVDFNVPLDENFTITDDTRIRAAAPTLKKILKDGGSVIIGSHLGRPKGPTGKYSLKHILARVSELLGVDVQFADDCIGEETAAKAAALRPGEALLLENLRFYAEEEGKPRLPETATEEEVAAAKRAVKESQKEFTKKLASYADVYVNDAFGTAHRAHASTALIADYFDAGNKMFGYLMQNEVNAVEKVMSDTERPFTAIMGGSKVSTKIDLIKNLLDKVDNLILAGGMTYTFTKASGGKIGASIVENDKLELANEIVELAKQKGVNLVLATDAKIADSFSNDAKTGFASVKEIPDGWEGLDIGPETEKAFAEVIKNSKTILWNGPVGVFEFDNFDKGSRAVADAIVEATQKGAFSLIGGGDSVACINKFGLAGGVSYVSTGGGALLEMIEGKVLPGIKAIRGY; from the coding sequence ATGCAAACCATTGACACATTCAATTTCGCCGGCAAAAAGGCATTCGTTCGCGTGGACTTCAACGTTCCGCTCGATGAAAACTTCACGATTACTGACGACACCCGTATCCGGGCCGCAGCTCCCACGCTGAAGAAAATTCTCAAGGATGGCGGGAGCGTGATAATCGGCTCACACCTGGGCCGACCGAAAGGGCCAACCGGTAAATATTCGTTGAAACATATCCTGGCCCGGGTTTCAGAGTTACTGGGTGTGGATGTTCAGTTTGCCGACGATTGCATTGGAGAGGAGACCGCAGCCAAAGCTGCCGCATTGCGTCCGGGAGAGGCTCTATTGCTCGAAAATCTTCGCTTCTATGCCGAGGAGGAGGGCAAACCCCGTCTGCCTGAAACTGCAACCGAAGAGGAGGTGGCTGCCGCAAAAAGAGCGGTTAAGGAGTCACAAAAAGAGTTTACCAAGAAACTGGCCTCTTATGCCGATGTCTATGTGAACGACGCATTTGGCACCGCTCACCGGGCACATGCCTCCACAGCCCTTATTGCCGACTACTTCGACGCCGGCAACAAAATGTTCGGCTACCTGATGCAGAATGAGGTTAATGCAGTGGAGAAAGTGATGTCGGACACGGAAAGACCCTTCACCGCCATTATGGGAGGATCAAAAGTCTCCACCAAGATCGATCTCATCAAAAATCTGCTCGACAAGGTAGACAACCTGATCCTTGCCGGTGGCATGACCTATACCTTTACAAAGGCGAGTGGCGGAAAAATCGGCGCCTCCATCGTTGAAAACGACAAACTTGAGCTGGCCAACGAAATCGTTGAGCTGGCCAAACAGAAAGGGGTAAACCTGGTACTGGCTACCGATGCCAAGATTGCCGACAGCTTCAGCAACGATGCAAAAACTGGCTTTGCATCCGTAAAGGAGATTCCCGACGGTTGGGAAGGTCTCGATATCGGTCCCGAGACCGAAAAAGCATTTGCCGAAGTGATCAAGAACTCCAAGACCATTTTATGGAATGGTCCCGTGGGCGTATTTGAATTTGACAATTTCGACAAAGGCTCACGCGCAGTGGCTGATGCCATCGTGGAGGCTACTCAAAAAGGAGCTTTCTCCCTTATAGGAGGAGGCGATTCAGTGGCCTGCATCAACAAGTTCGGCCTGGCAGGAGGCGTCTCCTATGTCTCTACCGGTGGTGGTGCACTGCTCGAGATGATCGAAGGGAAAGTACTCCCCGGAATCAAGGCGATAAGAGGTTACTGA